A region from the Rheinheimera mangrovi genome encodes:
- the megL gene encoding methionine gamma-lyase yields the protein MSKQYSHPDTVCIHAGKTGLNPHGALATPLYQTSTFVFDSAEQGAARFAGEEPGYIYTRLGNPTTRELELKVAALEGMEDAAATATGMGAVAAATMAFLQQGDHLIASKAIYGCSFALFNHQFSRYGIEVSFVDMTDHNAIKQALKPNTKMLFAETPINPTLTVLDLDFIGQFAKQHQLISVIDNTFLTPLLQKPADYGVDLILHSATKYLNGHGDVVAGIIVGSTERITQIKLTTLKDMGATISPHDAWLIIRGLKTLSVRMERHCQNAQKVAEFLEAHPAIGQVYYPGLKSHPGYKFIGKQMKAAGGVVAFELNGSLDDGRYFINQCKLFSLAVSLGDAESLIQHPASMTHSPYSAEERQMAGISDGLIRISVGLEHVEDIIADLTQALTLMQQRQHS from the coding sequence ATGAGTAAGCAGTACAGTCATCCTGATACGGTATGTATCCATGCCGGAAAAACCGGGTTAAACCCCCATGGCGCTTTGGCCACCCCTTTGTATCAGACCTCCACTTTTGTCTTTGACAGCGCCGAACAAGGTGCTGCCCGTTTTGCCGGTGAAGAGCCAGGTTATATTTACACTCGTTTGGGGAATCCGACCACAAGAGAGCTGGAGCTGAAAGTTGCAGCTTTGGAAGGCATGGAAGATGCCGCTGCAACGGCCACTGGTATGGGCGCTGTAGCAGCCGCTACTATGGCCTTTTTGCAACAAGGCGATCATCTGATTGCCAGCAAAGCCATTTATGGTTGTAGTTTTGCGCTGTTTAATCATCAGTTTTCCCGCTATGGCATAGAGGTCAGTTTTGTGGATATGACGGACCACAACGCCATCAAACAAGCGCTTAAACCTAATACCAAAATGCTTTTTGCAGAAACACCCATTAACCCGACTTTGACTGTGCTGGATTTAGATTTTATTGGCCAGTTTGCCAAACAGCACCAATTGATTTCTGTGATCGACAACACCTTCCTGACGCCTTTACTGCAAAAGCCGGCTGATTACGGCGTAGACCTTATTTTGCATAGCGCAACCAAGTACCTGAACGGCCATGGTGATGTGGTGGCAGGTATTATTGTCGGCAGCACTGAGCGCATTACTCAAATTAAACTGACTACCCTAAAAGATATGGGCGCAACCATCAGCCCCCATGATGCCTGGCTAATTATCCGTGGTTTAAAAACCTTGTCGGTGCGGATGGAGCGGCATTGCCAGAATGCGCAAAAAGTAGCGGAATTCCTTGAAGCTCACCCGGCGATAGGCCAGGTCTATTACCCGGGGTTAAAGTCTCATCCGGGTTATAAATTTATCGGCAAACAAATGAAAGCTGCCGGTGGGGTAGTGGCCTTTGAGCTCAACGGTAGTCTGGATGATGGTCGTTATTTTATTAATCAATGCAAATTGTTCAGTCTTGCGGTCAGCCTTGGCGATGCCGAGTCGCTTATTCAGCATCCTGCTTCTATGACTCATAGTCCCTATAGCGCCGAAGAGCGACAGATGGCAGGTATCAGCGATGGCTTAATCCGCATTTCTGTTGGGCTTGAGCATGTTGAAGATATTATTGCGGATCTGACGCAGGCACTGACTCTGATGCAGCAACGTCAGCATAGCTAA
- a CDS encoding TIGR01620 family protein — MTDLKQAKSFKEADFIGSDTVSELPMTKAQQFAQADFVAEPQLEPEPAKPKPVSALMWAGISSVALLVAVALYSAVTTIQQAFIAPGISTVLEALFCAALLTLGSLLLAREWRLWRRLAKTRTWQQAHQRIHASIQYGEAEQLCLDIAAVLPESTKQDVADWKAQKQAEHSDQELLDLFELKVLSKADAKVRQQIHQASADAAMAVAVSPFALADMLLVMWRTSILLRQMAESYGASLGQLRSLILIKHLFAALLWAGSSELALDLGSDVLGAELTSKLSMRAGQGLIAGMLVARLGLAAQQLLRPLPLAKSQKLSLLDLSKALVRRLLGKAAPLST; from the coding sequence ATGACAGATTTAAAACAAGCCAAAAGCTTTAAAGAGGCCGATTTTATTGGCTCTGATACGGTTTCAGAACTGCCTATGACGAAAGCTCAACAATTTGCGCAGGCAGATTTTGTGGCTGAACCACAGCTCGAACCAGAACCAGCAAAACCTAAGCCGGTGTCGGCGCTAATGTGGGCCGGGATCAGTAGTGTTGCGCTGTTAGTGGCTGTGGCTTTGTACAGCGCTGTGACTACCATCCAGCAGGCTTTTATAGCGCCAGGTATCAGTACTGTGCTGGAAGCCTTGTTTTGTGCCGCTTTATTAACTTTAGGCAGCTTGTTGCTCGCGCGGGAATGGCGCTTATGGCGACGTTTAGCCAAAACCAGGACCTGGCAGCAGGCCCATCAACGTATTCATGCCAGTATTCAGTACGGTGAAGCCGAACAGCTCTGTCTGGACATCGCCGCCGTATTACCTGAATCAACAAAGCAAGATGTGGCAGACTGGAAAGCGCAAAAACAAGCAGAACACAGTGATCAGGAACTGCTGGATTTGTTTGAACTTAAAGTATTGAGTAAAGCCGATGCAAAAGTGCGTCAGCAAATTCATCAGGCCTCGGCCGACGCCGCCATGGCTGTTGCCGTCAGTCCTTTTGCGCTGGCTGATATGCTGCTGGTGATGTGGCGCACCAGTATATTGTTGCGTCAAATGGCTGAAAGTTATGGTGCTTCTTTGGGGCAGTTGCGCAGTTTGATCCTGATTAAACACTTATTCGCTGCTTTGTTATGGGCAGGCAGTTCGGAGCTGGCGCTTGATCTAGGCTCAGATGTGCTGGGGGCTGAACTGACCAGCAAATTATCGATGCGGGCAGGGCAGGGCTTAATTGCAGGTATGCTGGTGGCGCGTTTAGGTTTAGCTGCACAGCAATTGCTACGTCCTTTGCCATTGGCGAAAAGCCAGAAACTAAGTTTGCTGGATTTAAGCAAAGCCTTAGTGCGGCGTTTGCTCGGTAAGGCAGCTCCTTTGTCAACTTAA
- the phhA gene encoding phenylalanine 4-monooxygenase: MSKSSKYVSHQSDEDGFIHWSADENKIWSELMQRQLSCIEGKACDEYLDGLKKLNLPLDRIPQLAEINAVLEPGTGWKVTEVPALISFDRFFQLLANKEFPVATFIRSREEFDYLQEPDVFHEIFGHCAMLTHPAFAEFTHTYGKLGLAASKEDRVYLARLYWFTIEFGLLNSKDGLRIYGGGILSSPGETQYAIGSDVPERKAFDVVDVLRTPYRIDIMQPVYFMINSINDLFDVSQLDLMAMVQQAKTLGLHAAKFPPKEKKAG; encoded by the coding sequence ATGAGCAAATCAAGTAAATACGTATCGCACCAGTCGGATGAAGATGGTTTTATTCACTGGTCGGCCGACGAAAATAAAATTTGGTCTGAGTTAATGCAGCGTCAGTTGTCCTGCATTGAAGGTAAGGCCTGTGATGAATATCTGGATGGATTGAAAAAGCTCAATTTGCCACTGGACCGTATTCCACAGCTGGCAGAAATTAATGCGGTGTTAGAGCCAGGCACGGGCTGGAAAGTCACGGAAGTACCAGCACTTATTAGTTTTGACCGCTTTTTTCAGCTATTGGCCAATAAAGAGTTTCCAGTCGCTACTTTTATCCGCAGCAGGGAAGAGTTTGATTACCTGCAGGAACCTGATGTATTCCATGAAATATTTGGTCATTGCGCCATGCTGACTCATCCGGCTTTTGCTGAGTTTACCCACACTTACGGCAAACTGGGCTTAGCGGCCAGCAAGGAAGACCGTGTATACCTGGCTCGTTTGTACTGGTTTACCATCGAATTTGGTTTATTAAACAGTAAAGATGGCTTGCGCATTTATGGCGGCGGTATTTTGTCCTCACCTGGTGAAACACAATACGCTATCGGCTCTGACGTGCCAGAGCGTAAAGCTTTTGATGTGGTTGACGTGCTGCGTACGCCTTACCGTATCGACATTATGCAGCCGGTGTATTTTATGATTAATTCGATTAACGATTTATTTGATGTATCCCAATTGGATTTGATGGCTATGGTACAACAAGCCAAAACCTTGGGTTTACATGCTGCTAAATTTCCGCCTAAAGAAAAAAAGGCAGGCTAA
- a CDS encoding 4a-hydroxytetrahydrobiopterin dehydratase produces MSELKQAKCEACRADAPKVSDEELAQLMHQIPDWTPVARDGILQLEREFKFKNFKLAWAFHQKVAQLAEDEGHHPALLLEWGKLTVTWWSHSIKGLHKNDFICAAKTDALLVS; encoded by the coding sequence ATGTCTGAATTAAAACAAGCGAAATGTGAAGCCTGCCGTGCTGATGCACCTAAGGTATCGGATGAAGAATTAGCCCAGTTGATGCACCAGATCCCGGACTGGACCCCAGTGGCCCGCGATGGCATTTTACAACTGGAGCGTGAGTTCAAATTTAAGAACTTTAAGCTGGCATGGGCTTTTCATCAGAAAGTGGCGCAGTTGGCTGAAGATGAAGGCCACCACCCAGCCTTGTTGCTGGAATGGGGCAAGCTGACAGTAACCTGGTGGTCGCATTCGATTAAAGGCCTGCATAAAAACGATTTTATCTGCGCTGCTAAAACTGACGCTTTGTTAGTTTCTTAA